In Hwangdonia lutea, a single window of DNA contains:
- a CDS encoding Na(+)-translocating NADH-quinone reductase subunit C, translating to MENRTDKNSYTIVFAIIMVIVVGALLAFLASSLKPRIAENERLEKQQNILYAMGVNDNDETSANFVSTKEAPKLFEKYIKKQLVIQDGEVTENDEAYLIDVKKEQANAKAGIPRRLPLFIGEKDGKTYYIAPIRGKGLWDAIWAYIAMDKNMVVKGAFFDHAAETPGLGANIKQRYFMDDFIGEHLMSNGTFKGIDVAKGNADPRNEDKTDHAVDAIAGATITGDGVSAMIRNDLKLYVPYFENLKQ from the coding sequence ATGGAAAATAGAACAGATAAAAATTCATATACTATAGTGTTTGCCATAATCATGGTAATAGTAGTTGGTGCTTTGTTGGCGTTTTTAGCATCGTCTTTAAAACCAAGAATTGCCGAGAATGAGCGTTTAGAAAAGCAACAAAACATTCTATACGCAATGGGTGTTAACGATAATGATGAAACTAGTGCTAATTTTGTGTCGACTAAAGAAGCACCAAAGTTATTCGAAAAATACATCAAAAAGCAATTGGTTATTCAGGATGGAGAAGTCACTGAAAACGACGAAGCTTATTTAATTGATGTTAAAAAAGAACAAGCAAATGCCAAAGCGGGTATACCAAGACGTTTGCCCTTATTTATTGGAGAAAAAGATGGTAAAACATACTACATAGCACCTATTAGAGGTAAAGGGCTTTGGGATGCTATTTGGGCTTATATTGCTATGGACAAAAACATGGTTGTGAAAGGTGCATTTTTCGATCATGCGGCCGAAACACCAGGATTAGGAGCCAATATTAAACAACGTTATTTTATGGACGATTTTATTGGTGAGCATTTAATGAGTAACGGTACCTTTAAGGGGATTGATGTTGCCAAAGGAAATGCAGATCCTAGAAATGAAGACAAAACGGATCATGCCGTAGATGCCATTGCAGGAGCAACCATTACGGGCGATGGTGTATCAGCAATGATAAGAAACGATTTAAAGCTTTATGTGCCTTATTTTGAAAATTTAAAACAATAA
- a CDS encoding aspartyl protease family protein, protein MKLITFLIALCFVIQKPNTQKIEKNNDTGNMSFELIKEKIIIPVQIGNKTFRFLVDTGGIFEISEEVQNQFNFNQTKSITIVDINRKEVEIKSVIVPEIKLGNWSFKNRKAIVSDLHSKYPYSCFELDGMIGRDFFDKVILHFNYATKTFRLTENEHIIEVNKSNRTKMKLSHRGLPNLQLRLNGKKEYIEFDSGSGDFYSPKTNNVEKRLTKSNTNKALKFTGEFSFGVSMDDIKISNRYKEKVKSLQLGSTTFNDFYSQFSKISAPRIGARILKYGAVTLDYKNGWFYFKPYKPNQKIEPFKTFGFDVAIQNGYYKIKWVLDNSDAQRLGMRSGDKVLSINNVSTNNIDEDCFGYLNGYSFKNKQRITVVFLNNQGIEKSIELEKIVFE, encoded by the coding sequence ATGAAATTAATAACTTTTCTTATAGCACTATGTTTTGTTATTCAAAAACCCAATACCCAAAAAATTGAAAAAAATAACGACACCGGAAACATGTCTTTCGAGCTCATTAAAGAAAAAATAATTATTCCCGTTCAAATTGGTAATAAAACGTTCAGATTTCTTGTTGACACGGGAGGCATTTTTGAAATTTCAGAAGAGGTTCAAAACCAATTTAATTTCAACCAAACAAAATCTATCACTATTGTAGACATTAACAGAAAGGAAGTTGAAATAAAATCAGTAATCGTTCCAGAAATTAAACTTGGCAATTGGTCTTTTAAAAACCGAAAAGCCATTGTAAGCGATTTGCATAGTAAATATCCTTACAGCTGTTTTGAATTAGACGGAATGATTGGGCGAGATTTTTTCGATAAAGTCATTTTACATTTTAATTATGCTACAAAAACGTTTCGTCTTACAGAAAACGAACATATTATTGAAGTTAATAAAAGTAATAGAACAAAAATGAAACTGAGTCATCGCGGATTGCCTAACCTACAATTAAGGCTAAATGGCAAAAAAGAATATATAGAATTCGATTCTGGTTCTGGTGATTTTTATAGCCCAAAAACTAACAATGTGGAAAAAAGGTTAACTAAATCTAACACAAACAAAGCTCTTAAATTTACTGGAGAATTCTCTTTTGGCGTTTCAATGGACGATATAAAAATCTCCAACCGCTATAAAGAAAAAGTGAAAAGTTTACAATTAGGCAGCACAACATTTAATGATTTTTATTCGCAATTTTCTAAAATTAGTGCACCACGAATTGGAGCTCGCATTTTAAAATATGGCGCTGTTACTCTCGATTATAAAAACGGGTGGTTTTATTTTAAACCTTACAAACCAAACCAAAAGATTGAACCATTTAAAACATTTGGATTTGATGTTGCCATACAAAACGGCTATTATAAAATAAAATGGGTGCTGGATAACTCTGATGCACAACGTTTAGGCATGCGCTCTGGCGATAAAGTTTTATCAATTAATAATGTTTCTACTAATAATATTGATGAAGACTGTTTTGGTTATTTGAATGGGTATAGTTTTAAAAACAAACAGAGAATAACGGTTGTATTTTTAAATAATCAAGGTATTGAAAAGTCTATTGAATTAGAGAAGATAGTTTTCGAATAG
- a CDS encoding NADH:ubiquinone reductase (Na(+)-transporting) subunit D: protein MGLLSKKDSKLILDPLADNNPITIQVLGICSALAITAELEASIVMSISVLFVMGVGNVVISLMRNVIPSKIRIIAQLIVVATLVIIVDLVLKAFAYELSKTLSVFVGLIITNCIIMGRFEAFALANGTWRSFLDGVGNALGYAVILIIVGFFRELLGSGTLLGIPVLGDPIEKTGLYAIGYENNGFMLLSPMALIVVGIIIWVQRTRNKALVEDN, encoded by the coding sequence ATGGGACTATTATCAAAAAAAGACAGTAAATTAATATTAGATCCATTAGCAGATAATAACCCAATTACCATTCAAGTATTAGGTATTTGTTCTGCTTTAGCAATTACCGCAGAGTTAGAGGCATCTATCGTAATGTCCATATCTGTACTTTTTGTAATGGGTGTAGGTAACGTGGTAATCTCGTTAATGCGTAATGTAATACCATCAAAAATCAGAATTATTGCGCAGCTCATTGTGGTTGCTACTTTAGTTATTATAGTAGATTTGGTTTTAAAAGCCTTTGCATACGAATTAAGTAAAACGCTTTCCGTATTCGTGGGATTAATCATTACCAACTGTATCATTATGGGACGTTTTGAGGCTTTTGCCTTAGCCAATGGTACATGGCGATCGTTCCTTGATGGCGTTGGAAATGCATTAGGTTATGCCGTGATACTTATTATTGTTGGATTCTTTAGGGAATTATTAGGATCTGGTACTTTGTTAGGAATACCCGTTTTAGGAGATCCTATTGAAAAAACAGGTTTATACGCAATAGGTTACGAAAATAACGGATTTATGCTATTATCGCCAATGGCATTAATTGTTGTGGGTATTATTATTTGGGTACAACGTACAAGAAACAAAGCTTTAGTAGAAGATAATTAA
- the apaG gene encoding Co2+/Mg2+ efflux protein ApaG, whose amino-acid sequence MVQQVTSGIKISVETNFEGSFYKNYKIQYAFGYTVTIENQSKDSVQLYARHWEIMDALNNVETVTGEGVIGEKPVLKPGESHTYSSGCLLTSPFGAMKGHYHMVNFTTTKKFQVTIPTFKLSAPFAIN is encoded by the coding sequence ATGGTTCAACAAGTTACAAGTGGCATAAAAATTTCGGTCGAAACCAATTTCGAAGGCTCATTTTATAAAAATTATAAAATCCAATACGCCTTCGGTTACACCGTAACCATCGAAAATCAAAGCAAAGATTCGGTGCAACTTTATGCGCGCCATTGGGAAATTATGGACGCCCTAAACAATGTTGAAACGGTTACTGGCGAAGGTGTAATTGGCGAAAAACCGGTTTTAAAACCAGGCGAATCGCATACCTATTCTTCAGGCTGTTTATTAACTTCACCTTTTGGCGCCATGAAAGGCCATTACCATATGGTAAACTTTACCACCACAAAAAAGTTTCAAGTCACCATTCCAACCTTTAAGTTAAGCGCACCTTTTGCGATAAACTAA
- a CDS encoding NADH:ubiquinone reductase (Na(+)-transporting) subunit B: MGLKNSLHNFKEKNKNKKWIPAFNAIHTFLYLPNETTHNGTHIKVADDLKRTMNTVIMAMVPCLIFGMFNAGYQHHLALGEIQAVAGSFFSSEFWTMDNFLVGFWKIIPLVIVSYGVGLGIEFIFAIINGHEVEEGYLVTGMLVPLIVPVDIPLWMLAVAVIFGVVIGKEVFGGTGMNILNPALTIRAFLFFAYPTWMSGDKVWVHGAVERDQMIASGENLDAISGETVLGALAQGKEVAYSVSDMFIGFIPGSIGETSTLLILLGGLFLIFSKVGSWRIMLSSALGAIVMGLIFNAVVDAGWITESSKFYGLMSTTWWHHLLIGGFAFGAVFMATDPVTASQTTKGKWIYGFLIGFISILIRVFNPAYPEGVMLAILLMNVFAPTIDHYIVQGNVKKRMKRVKVKSA, from the coding sequence ATGGGTTTAAAAAACAGTTTACATAATTTTAAGGAAAAGAATAAAAATAAAAAGTGGATACCCGCATTTAATGCCATCCATACGTTTTTATACCTGCCAAACGAGACCACACACAATGGGACTCATATTAAAGTTGCCGACGATTTAAAACGTACCATGAACACGGTTATTATGGCTATGGTACCTTGTTTGATTTTTGGTATGTTTAATGCTGGCTATCAGCATCATTTAGCACTTGGTGAAATTCAAGCCGTTGCCGGAAGTTTCTTTAGTTCAGAGTTTTGGACTATGGATAATTTCTTAGTCGGTTTCTGGAAAATAATTCCACTGGTTATTGTGTCTTACGGTGTTGGTTTGGGTATTGAATTTATATTCGCCATAATTAACGGACACGAGGTTGAAGAGGGCTATTTGGTAACCGGTATGTTGGTACCGCTTATTGTACCGGTTGATATTCCGCTTTGGATGTTAGCAGTAGCCGTAATCTTTGGTGTTGTTATCGGAAAAGAGGTTTTTGGTGGCACAGGAATGAATATTCTTAACCCCGCATTAACCATACGTGCCTTCCTATTCTTTGCATATCCAACTTGGATGAGTGGCGATAAAGTGTGGGTTCACGGTGCTGTTGAGCGCGACCAAATGATTGCCTCTGGCGAGAATTTAGATGCCATTTCGGGAGAAACCGTTTTAGGAGCTTTAGCTCAAGGTAAAGAAGTCGCTTATTCGGTCTCGGATATGTTTATAGGATTTATACCAGGCTCCATTGGAGAGACGTCTACTTTATTGATTCTCTTAGGAGGTTTGTTTTTAATATTTTCCAAAGTAGGAAGTTGGAGAATTATGTTGTCATCCGCTTTAGGCGCTATCGTGATGGGATTAATATTTAATGCCGTTGTAGATGCTGGCTGGATTACCGAAAGCAGTAAGTTTTACGGATTAATGAGCACAACATGGTGGCACCACTTACTTATTGGCGGATTCGCCTTTGGTGCGGTGTTTATGGCTACCGATCCTGTAACCGCATCGCAAACCACCAAAGGAAAATGGATATATGGTTTCTTAATAGGATTTATTTCTATTCTAATCCGAGTATTTAACCCAGCATACCCAGAAGGTGTTATGCTAGCCATATTATTAATGAATGTGTTTGCACCAACAATCGATCATTATATCGTGCAAGGAAATGTTAAGAAAAGAATGAAACGTGTAAAAGTTAAGAGTGCCTAA
- the nqrE gene encoding NADH:ubiquinone reductase (Na(+)-transporting) subunit E, producing the protein MEHIELFFKSIFIDNMVFATFLGMCSYLAVSKKVSTAVGLGAAVIFVLAITVPLNWLLDQYLLQPGALTWLGEEFADYDLSFLSFIMFIATIATMVQLVEIVVEKFSPALYNSLGIFLPLIAVNCAILGGSLFMQSREIATLGLAFNYGVSSGIGWFLAILAIAAIREKIRYSNVPPALRGLGITFIITGLMAIGFMSFGGMLTGGDEEEAPVEETTVKVEEPKKDSEQEKVVANNIKVNE; encoded by the coding sequence ATGGAACATATAGAATTATTTTTCAAATCAATATTTATAGACAACATGGTATTTGCCACATTTTTAGGAATGTGTTCTTACCTGGCAGTATCTAAAAAGGTAAGTACAGCCGTTGGTCTTGGCGCTGCTGTAATTTTCGTATTGGCGATAACAGTGCCTTTAAACTGGCTGCTTGATCAGTACTTGTTGCAACCTGGGGCACTAACCTGGTTAGGCGAAGAGTTTGCTGATTACGATTTAAGTTTCTTATCATTCATCATGTTTATCGCTACCATAGCCACCATGGTGCAATTGGTAGAAATTGTAGTAGAAAAGTTTTCACCAGCATTATATAACTCACTTGGTATTTTCTTACCGTTAATTGCCGTAAACTGTGCGATTTTGGGAGGTTCGTTATTTATGCAATCACGTGAAATAGCAACCTTAGGTTTAGCTTTCAATTACGGCGTAAGTTCAGGAATAGGATGGTTTTTAGCTATTTTGGCTATTGCAGCTATTCGTGAAAAAATCAGATATTCAAACGTGCCGCCTGCATTGCGTGGTTTAGGGATTACCTTTATTATTACAGGTTTAATGGCCATAGGTTTTATGAGTTTTGGAGGTATGTTAACTGGTGGTGATGAAGAAGAAGCACCGGTTGAAGAAACAACGGTAAAAGTTGAGGAACCCAAGAAGGATTCAGAACAAGAAAAAGTAGTAGCTAACAACATTAAAGTAAATGAGTAA
- a CDS encoding four helix bundle protein, which produces MTNKEFAEKLEKRTIEFAIEIINLSASLPNTTEAFVLRNQVTKSGTSVGANYREANRSRSKKDFKNKIKISLGEASETDYWLEIIEEINWVNNNKINELRKEAKELLAIFTSIANKL; this is translated from the coding sequence ATGACAAATAAAGAGTTTGCTGAAAAATTAGAAAAACGAACTATTGAGTTTGCCATTGAAATTATAAATTTATCAGCAAGTTTGCCAAACACAACCGAAGCTTTTGTTTTAAGAAATCAAGTAACAAAATCAGGAACCAGTGTTGGAGCTAATTATAGAGAAGCCAATAGAAGTCGAAGCAAAAAAGATTTTAAAAATAAAATTAAAATTAGTTTAGGAGAAGCAAGTGAAACAGATTATTGGCTTGAGATAATAGAGGAAATAAATTGGGTAAATAACAATAAAATAAATGAGTTAAGGAAAGAGGCGAAAGAGCTTTTAGCAATTTTCACATCGATTGCAAACAAACTTTAG
- a CDS encoding Na(+)-translocating NADH-quinone reductase subunit A, with the protein MSNDIHIKKGLDIKLKGEAEKIVEQAVVSNYFTIRPEDFHGVIPKLVVKEGATVKAGDTLYFDKSNEDIKFASPVSGKVLEIVRGPKRRIDAIRIEADKTQSYQDYGTFNLDAATEDSVKTHLLASGCWPFVKQRPYDVVANPNKSPKAIFISGYASAPLAADLDFTLQGKEAELQAAVTALAKLTEGKVHVSVGKKSNSPLAGLSGITLHKVSGPHPSGNVGTQINKIDPVNKGEVVWTVNPQDLVIIGELLLTGKFNAERIVALVGSSVEKPRYFKTKIGSEVATMVYDKGISKDANARIISGNVLSGKQVKPDGSLDYYSNVISVIPEGDDYEFFGWNKPVFNKVSTSRAMTFSWLNPKKKYDLNTNTNGEHRAFVITGTYEEVFPLDIYPMQILKACMYQDLDEMEALGMYEVAPEDFALTEFVCVSKQPHQKIIREGLDLMLKEIG; encoded by the coding sequence ATGTCAAACGACATTCATATTAAAAAAGGTCTGGACATTAAACTTAAGGGTGAAGCTGAGAAAATCGTTGAACAAGCGGTTGTAAGCAACTACTTCACCATAAGACCAGAAGATTTTCATGGCGTTATCCCAAAACTTGTTGTAAAAGAAGGAGCTACAGTTAAAGCTGGAGACACTTTGTATTTTGATAAGTCTAACGAAGACATCAAATTCGCTTCACCGGTTTCGGGAAAAGTCTTGGAAATAGTTCGCGGACCCAAAAGACGCATTGATGCCATTAGAATTGAAGCTGATAAAACGCAGTCTTATCAAGATTATGGAACTTTTAACTTGGATGCAGCAACTGAAGATTCGGTTAAAACACATTTGTTGGCATCGGGTTGTTGGCCGTTTGTAAAACAACGTCCGTATGATGTTGTTGCAAACCCAAACAAGTCGCCAAAAGCGATTTTTATTTCGGGTTATGCAAGCGCACCATTAGCAGCCGATTTAGATTTTACCTTACAAGGTAAAGAAGCAGAATTACAAGCCGCAGTTACCGCGCTAGCTAAACTAACGGAAGGTAAAGTGCATGTATCGGTTGGGAAAAAATCCAATTCGCCATTAGCGGGTCTATCGGGTATTACACTGCATAAAGTTTCTGGTCCGCATCCATCTGGAAATGTGGGGACTCAGATAAATAAAATAGACCCTGTAAATAAAGGCGAGGTAGTGTGGACAGTAAATCCACAAGACTTGGTAATAATAGGTGAATTGTTGCTTACCGGCAAGTTTAATGCCGAACGTATTGTAGCCCTTGTAGGTTCTTCAGTTGAAAAACCAAGATATTTTAAAACTAAAATTGGTAGCGAAGTAGCTACTATGGTTTACGATAAAGGCATTTCAAAAGATGCTAATGCACGTATAATTTCCGGTAATGTTTTAAGCGGAAAACAGGTAAAGCCAGATGGTAGCTTAGATTATTACAGTAATGTAATTTCGGTAATTCCAGAAGGCGATGACTATGAGTTTTTTGGATGGAATAAACCTGTTTTTAACAAAGTTTCTACATCCAGAGCCATGACTTTTTCTTGGTTAAATCCTAAGAAAAAATACGATTTAAATACCAATACCAATGGCGAGCACCGTGCTTTTGTAATTACGGGAACATACGAAGAAGTTTTTCCTTTGGATATTTATCCGATGCAAATCTTAAAAGCTTGTATGTATCAAGATTTAGATGAAATGGAAGCTTTAGGTATGTACGAAGTAGCTCCTGAAGATTTTGCGTTAACCGAATTTGTTTGTGTGTCCAAACAACCACATCAAAAAATTATAAGAGAAGGTTTAGACTTAATGCTTAAAGAAATTGGATAA
- the nqrF gene encoding NADH:ubiquinone reductase (Na(+)-transporting) subunit F, translated as MILAAGTLGTIIATVTAFLVITLLLVTLLLVVKQKLSPSGPVKITINGEKEIEVASGGTLLTTLSSQKIFLPSACGGGGTCIQCECHVLEGGGEALPTETPHFTRKELKDGARLSCQVRVKQDMVITIPEEVFGIKKWEATVVRNYNVASFIKEFVVEIPEDMGYKAGGYIQIEIPECEIKYSDIDITAHPEEHDTPNKFQEEWDKFNLWPLVMKNDEIVERAYSMASYPAEGREIMLNVRIATPPWDRNKNGWMDVNPGIASSYIFAQKPGDKVIISGPYGEFFINESDSEMLYVGGGAGMAPMRSHLYHLFKTLKTGRKVTYWYGGRSKRELFYIEHFRELEKDFPNFKFYMALSEPMEEDNWKVKKDINDEEGDGFVGFIHNCVIDNYLSHHEAPEDIELYFCGPPLMNKAVQKMGEDFGIPDEHIRFDDFGG; from the coding sequence ATGATATTGGCAGCAGGTACATTAGGAACAATTATAGCAACGGTAACGGCCTTTTTGGTGATTACTTTGTTGTTGGTAACATTACTATTGGTTGTAAAACAAAAATTGTCGCCATCTGGTCCGGTTAAAATAACCATCAATGGCGAAAAAGAAATTGAGGTAGCCTCCGGAGGTACTTTATTAACCACTTTAAGTTCTCAAAAAATATTTTTACCATCGGCTTGTGGTGGTGGTGGTACTTGTATTCAGTGCGAATGCCACGTTTTAGAGGGCGGTGGTGAAGCCTTGCCTACTGAAACACCTCACTTTACACGTAAAGAATTAAAAGATGGTGCCCGTTTATCTTGTCAAGTAAGGGTAAAACAAGACATGGTTATTACCATTCCGGAAGAAGTGTTTGGTATTAAAAAATGGGAAGCAACCGTTGTACGTAATTATAACGTAGCCTCTTTTATTAAGGAATTTGTTGTTGAAATTCCAGAAGATATGGGATATAAAGCGGGTGGCTATATTCAAATTGAAATACCAGAATGTGAAATTAAATATTCTGATATTGATATTACGGCCCATCCAGAAGAGCACGATACACCAAATAAGTTTCAAGAAGAGTGGGATAAGTTTAATCTTTGGCCATTGGTGATGAAAAATGACGAAATTGTTGAAAGAGCTTATTCAATGGCGTCTTACCCTGCAGAAGGACGTGAAATCATGCTTAATGTGCGTATTGCAACCCCGCCATGGGACCGTAATAAAAACGGATGGATGGATGTTAATCCAGGTATAGCATCGTCTTATATATTTGCACAAAAACCAGGCGATAAGGTAATTATTTCAGGCCCTTATGGCGAGTTCTTTATAAACGAGTCTGATTCCGAAATGCTTTATGTTGGTGGTGGAGCAGGTATGGCACCCATGCGTTCTCACTTGTATCACTTATTCAAAACCTTAAAAACAGGTAGAAAAGTAACGTATTGGTACGGTGGTCGTTCAAAACGTGAATTGTTCTATATTGAGCATTTCAGGGAATTGGAAAAAGACTTTCCTAACTTTAAATTCTATATGGCCTTATCTGAACCTATGGAAGAAGATAACTGGAAAGTGAAAAAAGATATTAATGACGAAGAAGGCGATGGGTTTGTTGGATTTATTCACAACTGTGTTATTGATAATTACTTAAGTCATCATGAAGCACCCGAAGATATCGAGTTATATTTCTGTGGCCCGCCATTAATGAACAAAGCGGTTCAGAAAATGGGAGAAGATTTTGGTATTCCAGATGAGCATATCAGATTTGATGACTTTGGAGGCTAA
- a CDS encoding DUF5103 domain-containing protein, translating to MRFNLTLLLLFTWFPQYFFGQIQEVNPPDYIKTIAFKSNTKESQLPILKLGEYVVLEFDALNGDEEDYYYKIEHFNFDWTPSILVKSEYMDGFDNQRIRNYENSLNTYQIYSHYKLTIPNAQTKRLKVSGNYLLSVFNDDDELVFSRKFMIYENKTNVGVSIKRSRDVQFIDEKQRVEIVISSNSMQFNNPKQNVKTLVVQNNNLNTAISNLKPQYTIGNKLIFKYDTESSFWGGNEYLYFENKDIRAANIGVRQIDLQDLYHNYLFTNTERASKPYTYNPDINGNYLITTIDADDPSIEADYVWVHFSLIVPNSFRGDDLKNKSIHIYGNFNNYAIDESTKMIYDEYNQVFTKPLLLKQGFYNYKYVVLNNGKLDEGAISGNFYQTENNYKVIVYYRDLGARYDKIIGLGEGSSVNISN from the coding sequence ATGAGATTTAATCTTACCCTACTTTTACTTTTTACATGGTTTCCTCAATATTTTTTTGGTCAAATCCAAGAAGTTAATCCTCCAGATTATATTAAAACCATTGCTTTTAAAAGCAACACTAAAGAAAGTCAGCTTCCTATTTTAAAATTGGGGGAATATGTGGTGCTGGAATTTGATGCGCTAAATGGCGATGAAGAAGATTATTACTATAAAATCGAGCATTTTAATTTTGATTGGACCCCTTCCATTTTAGTAAAATCCGAATATATGGATGGGTTCGACAATCAACGCATCCGTAATTACGAAAATTCCTTAAACACCTATCAAATATATTCGCATTACAAACTAACCATTCCTAATGCCCAAACCAAACGCTTAAAGGTTTCCGGCAATTACCTATTAAGTGTTTTTAATGATGACGACGAGCTTGTGTTCTCAAGAAAATTTATGATTTACGAAAACAAAACCAATGTTGGCGTTAGCATAAAACGCTCTAGAGATGTGCAGTTTATTGACGAAAAACAGCGTGTTGAAATTGTTATTTCATCAAACAGCATGCAATTTAACAATCCCAAACAAAATGTAAAAACGCTGGTGGTTCAAAACAATAATTTAAACACCGCCATTTCAAATTTAAAACCACAATACACCATTGGCAATAAACTAATTTTCAAATACGATACCGAGTCTAGTTTTTGGGGCGGAAACGAATACCTGTATTTTGAAAACAAGGATATTAGAGCCGCGAATATTGGCGTTAGGCAAATAGATTTACAAGACCTGTACCACAACTATTTATTTACAAACACCGAAAGAGCCAGCAAACCCTACACCTACAACCCCGATATTAACGGTAATTATTTAATAACCACTATTGATGCCGACGACCCCAGTATTGAAGCCGATTATGTTTGGGTACATTTTTCGTTGATTGTTCCTAACAGCTTTCGGGGTGACGATTTAAAAAATAAATCTATACATATATATGGTAACTTTAACAATTATGCCATTGATGAAAGCACCAAAATGATTTACGATGAGTACAACCAAGTATTCACAAAACCGCTATTACTAAAACAAGGGTTTTACAACTACAAATATGTCGTTTTAAATAACGGCAAGCTAGACGAAGGCGCCATAAGTGGCAATTTTTACCAAACCGAAAATAACTATAAAGTAATTGTGTATTATCGGGACTTGGGCGCACGCTACGATAAAATCATCGGTTTGGGCGAAGGCAGCTCCGTTAATATCTCAAACTAA